Below is a window of Ornithodoros turicata isolate Travis chromosome 7, ASM3712646v1, whole genome shotgun sequence DNA.
CTTGTAACGTCAAATGTGCTTGGCATACTTTATTGTTGCAATCAGATATTTTCTTTAGACGTGTGCACTAATTCATGTACATGATACATGATACAACACAATgcgtgactggaattcggggagaaatcggggtTAACCAGAATTGGTTCGAATCCAATTTGGGAGGGAACAATCGGTCGGAACCGGTTCAAACCCGAAAAAGTTGGACCCTAGTTCTTTTGGAGAGACAATTCGTGGAAGATAATTAGGGCCCGACTTTATAGGGATATGCCCGATTACGCCCGATATTTGCCTCCCAATTCAAATCGGCAGTGACAGGGTTCAACCCGATATTTCCCCGAACACTTGCTGAACCAGGGGGTAGCCGAAGTCATCACGactaacacagaactttggaAAGTGTGTTGTAAATGCGTAAATATGCTAATAcaaaactgtcaaaacagagaccctgATGCCTCTTAGATGCACGGACGACATATACTCCGATATTGATACTCCGTGTCTACTTGTGTGTCGTGTATTATGCCGAATAACCCGAAGATCCACACCGAATTCAATCCGATTCAACCAGAATTGGGTTGAATCGGGTTCTgttcaacccgattacacccgaaacgtggaagcaaaatataactcgatatttaccccctccccccatgaTGCTGCTGAAAAATATAACCTGAAGCCTATACATAACCCTGTATATGACCTATTGGCTTGTAACCTATAAGCTATAAGCCTATAACCTGCTGCTGAagaatatataaaaatatatataaatatagaGAGTCATGCCCTAAAGATAATTCACGTGAACCGTGCTCCGTTTCCAGCCTCTttgctggcacggcagttctggCAAACTTTATATTCACGGTGACGTGGCTACCCGCGGCGCTGATCCTCGCGGAGAAGTGGTGCTCCTCCGCCTGCTGCCTTTGCATACCGCCCTTTGGGGTGTACATGCCTCAGATCCAGCGCTTCTGGTGCTGCTCTCCGTTGTGCAGCGCCCTCTGGCGCATGCACTACTCATTCTCGGATGCTGCCCGCGTCTTCTTTGACAAGATCCTGCCGTGCATTGTCATCCGACCGCGCTGGTTCTGGCTTTCCGCCCTTGCCCTGGTAGCAGCTGGAGGTGCCTTTGCCATCTTCTGTCATCCCAGACTAAGCCTCCCGGAATCTAAAGAGTTCCAGATCCTAAGTGCCAATCATCCCTTCGAACGCTACGACCTCGTCTTCAAGAAAAAGTTCTGGTTCGAGAAAGCACGGAGCCAGGTGAGCACCGTCAGAAACCCGATGTTTAGTGCTGTCATAAAATCTCtctcttaaagggacggtcttgagcacgacctgctagattataacggccgtgtcataatcggcaaccgtTATGAGGAGCCCAGCTGCACgttccgctaggggcgctagtcgtcggcccgcgagatctagaTTGTGATTGgccgatggaaatttgaattttgaacgcgcagaagcagacgtacgactgccgtagcagacgacagcaacagctcctatgaaaatgcgtagatgatgatgataatcaagtTTGGAATGAAATATCTtctgtgggacatccaccgcttgtatagaaatactaaggtaaactgaagtacaaagtattgcagaagttgaggaagcaataaccgggccgatgagtggcgccaccgctagccaccaaatgcggcgctgggaaggcgtgcctatgacatggtcgttacaaTGTAGCAGGTCGTGGTCTGGAGCTCTAAACTGAGGTGAACAACATATTCTTGAGTTTGAGGACGGAAGCAGGGACTGGGAGGGGACACTGAGGGACTTCGCCGTCCCTCCTCCTCTCGTCAAACTCAAGGACATGTTGTTCGCCTGGTCtacacaccagctcgcttgccttctTATTTTCTGTTCTTCTGTCAGCTGATTTTGATACGAGAGTCGTATTCGACTGGAAGTTGCATCAGTGTTGTAACAAGCGGTTGCATAAACACTTATATCGTGTCGGGCTCATATCGGGTAAAGATCGGGTGCACAATGGCTTCTCGCACGATTACAGCCATGGACTTTGAGGACTCTTTCGAAAAATGTTAAGACACAATCAGCAGGTTTTGTCTCTAATCAGTGACCCGATTGTTTCGCAGAACAGAAACTTActgaaaaatggtgtgtatgaCTGTGAAGTCCTTTTAATCACCCTTTCTGTCTTCCATTTTATGAACGACTCGAGCTATTCTGTTACATAGTGTACGTAACGTAACCTCGtaacatctgaaatatggcagtcatcgaaaaagccagactgTGGTGTGCTAACCACTACTTTACGCTGGCTCTGCTCTCCTACGTTACTTTACTTTGATGTTACCTTACTTTACgttacagttactttccatcattgTAACGGCCCTCATTTCTTCTCAGGACCCATTCCACAAGCTCCCCATACGCATCGTCTGGGGTGTGCTTCCCATCGACACTGGAAACTACCTGGACCCTTTCGACCGAGGGACGCTCGTGTTAGACCCCACGTTTGAACCTGCCCTCCCAGAATCTCAGGAATGGTTGCTCTCCTTCTGCAAGCGTCTCCGCAACCAGAGCTTCTACCGGCCGACCCACCACGCGGCCCTCTACTCGAGCTGCATCATTGAGACGTTCAAGTCCTGGATGGAACGTCGCTGCGTCGACAGCTTCAAACAGGTCGACCGCTCGCCCTGCTGCGAGTCCTCCCGCTTTCCGTACAGCGAAGCGATCTTCAACCTCTGCCTCCGCCGCGCAATCACCAACCTTCACCATACTCCGGGCTACTACTTTGTACCCGGGGTGGCCGGACCGCGTTTCCTCCGGAGCGGCCAGGTCGGTGCGGTGGTCATAGAGTACGACAGTGTTTACACTTACTCCAACTCTCACGCCGAGATGCACAAGTTTCGGACCGAAGTGGAAAACTGGGTGAGTAAGGAGACGAAGGGGGCGCCACCTGGGATGCGCAACGGGTGGTTCACGAGCGAGCTCGAGTTCTACGACCTGCAGAGCAGCCTGTCGCGCGGAACGCTCGTGGCAATGGGCGTCGCCGTTAGCGTGTCGTTCGTAGCCCTCCTGATGACGACACTGAACTTGCTCATCAGCCTGTACGCTATCATCACCATCGCATTCATCATCTTCACGACGGTTGGTTCCTTGGTGCTGCTTGGTTGGAAGTTGAACGTGTTGGAGAGCATCACGGTGTCCGTGGCGATTGGGCTCGCTGTAGATTTCACAATCCACTATGGTGTGGCATACAGACTGTCGTCACAGGTAAGCGGGCCTTTTCTTCCAACCTTTGTTGTAGTAATTTTTGTTCAAAGTACAGGGTGTTTACTATGAAACTGTTTCTGTGGTACGGGTTATTTAcctacccagcaaaccattaatatcccagGTGCATCCCTAGAAGGTCTGGACAAccataggatatctatgggatgtCCTACAATGACATTTGCGTTTTGGGTACCTTCCGGTGGTCGGCAAATTTTTCTCTACATATATGTATTCCTGTGTCCAATTCTTTACTGAGAACAGGAGGTACTTAGAGCTTCGACAGATTTCTTGCACTAATGGATTACCTTAATGAAGCACGCTGCACGAAGTTACTTTTAATGCATTTTTTCTCTGCAACCACTCTAAGGGATGGACTGGTATCATGTGGTCAACTCCTCACAGTGTGGTATCTGATCCAGTATAAAGAAACAACGTGGGACACGTTAATTATGTCGATTTTCTTTCCCGCGTTGCCGAGCAAAGTTAATCAAAATCACCTTCATTGCGTTGCAGTGAAGTGTGCTGCATGTGGCTAGGGGCCTGCCAACAGCTTTCCTTCGATGTATTTGACAGCAAAAACTGTTTGCATCATACAACTGCTGGAATGCATGTATTCAACGTGCATTGTGTAAGAACGACTGCACTGTTTTATAGAATACATCCTGTAGACACCCAATTTGGATATTGAAAACTTAACTCAAAATATGCATGCATCCTGTACAGAATGCATTCAGGTATCACAATATATTGACATTAATCTGTTTCACGTACAAACAGCCATTGTAAATGGGATTCTTTTTGGGAACCCTGAGTGAATATCAGTTCCTCCTCTCACAACAGGAGGATCGCGAATCTTCCGTCATCCAGTCTCTGTCACGCATCGGAAGCCCAGTTGCCATGGCCGCATTCACCACATTCCTCGCCGGAGCTCTCATGTTTCCTTCCGTCGTGCTCGCCTACCTCCAAGTGGGCACGTTTCTCATGCTCGTCACTGGAGTATCCTGGACTTACTCCACCTTTTTCTTCCAATCCCTCCTGAGCCTGGCCGGACCACAGCGGGGCCACCTCCAGCTCGATTATCCTTCCTTCCGTTGCTGCGAGACGGCGCCACCGCCCGTGGACAAGACCATTTACGCCTTGTCTGAATCCACGCTGTCCACGTCGAGTGCCAGCTGCCCGGCCGCACAGATCCCGCTGAGCGAGAGCCACGAGCTCGAGCCCCTGACGCTGAGCGCGGCACTCAACGGTGGCGCGCCGAAACGTATCGCCAGCAAGAAGAAGCCTCGTCAGCGCTCGGGAAGTCTTTCGGCAGCCATGTCGCGAGCGAGGGATCCCTGCAGGGTGGGAAACCGGAAGGTCAGCCTTCCGGTGGTCAGCGTCACCTTCCACGGTGATCCCAGTCCCAGGCACGTGTCGGGGGCGACCAGCTCTTCCACCATTGTCTGTGGCTGCGAGGAGGACGTGAGGGACACGCCACCCCCCATGAGGGATGATCCTGTCTTATAGGGTAGTGTTTTCTATAGGAATAAAGTACAGTCCAGAGTACAGTCGTCATTGGGCCACAGGAGCGGGGGAGGTCGCTGTCATTCTGTGTCCAGTACTCTCGAGATGCTCCCCATTTACTCTGCTAGTCGTCATCTTGCTTTTTGTTGGTCTCCGCTGTTCTGGTATTTCCTTACTGCACACCATTGCCACTCTATGGCTAGTCTCCCTCACAACATGCCATATCGACCACAGTTTTGTGAAAGTTTTACCTAATAGCCATTTTAAATTGCAGATTGAGTACAATACGAAATGCGCTCCTTTTGGCACGTAAAGTGCCATACTTGATAAACTGCAATGTTCTCTCAATCTATTTTCGGATTATTCCTCCCTATCAGTGTCAAGCTGTAACGGGTTGGTGCTTTTCAAATACTGCCAATTGCCAACAACATTGCTTTGTCTCATTGTTTTCCATTTTCTTGTCTTTGAGTAAAAATTTAATTTGAAATAATTTCTTTTTGAAATCCTAGTTGCTTTATCAGACAGCTAAACTATGTGTAAGACGCGTCATTTTTTTTCAACATCTCGAAGGTTGCAAGGAGAACGGAAAAGACTAGAATATAGAACCTCAGGACACACTGTACATATATAGATGATGTCGCTCAGGCGGCCAAATGACGACGTGTCTTTGATAGCATGAGCTCCGCGGCTCAAAGAAGTTGTGTGTAGGGGCCCACCCGAGATCAGAGACGAGAATGCCCAAGAGATTCCTGCGTTTCTTCTCAAACTGTACTAATGCAAGTTATCACTTGACATGGAGGTTATGCTGTAGTGTCTTTATGTTGAATAATCTGATGTGTAGATGGTGCTTTGTTCATTCTCATCATAATGTGTGAAGCAATTTTTGTACATAAGGTTGAAAGTGTGTTTTAACCATTCTGTTTTGTTTGTATTAAATCGTGGAGCCTGTTGCATGACCGAGGTTGTAAAAGAACCGAGCGAAATTCCCACGAGTGCAACATAAATACCTCCGGGATGCATGGCAGTTTTCTCGACATTCCAGCATTTTAACATCAACGCTGTTTGAGATCACGTATGTTCTAATTTATGTTATTTATGGTATAATGATTATGGTATAGAAAGCAATTGAATGGTCCAAACCTTCAAAAATTCGATTTGACAGACAGTGCGAGAACGCGTCTTGTTCAGATCGAAATCTCTTGCGTACTTTTACCTCTTTAGCAATTGTACCGTAAATTATTGTGCTTTTACTGTTCCATAAAGGTAGGCTGGACAAGTTTAaatttaccgtattttccggtgtataatgTGCCTCGATGCATATTGTGGACTACGCTATTGTGGCTACGCATATTGTGGCGCTATATTAGTGCATGGAAACTAAACACTCATTAAAAACTAAAAAATCATTAGTGTGCACAGTAATCTAAGCTCGTGCGTAGTGTACTTTTTTGTTACAACCATCAAGGATGACATGTTTATTCGAAGAGACAAAGTCTTTGTCTCCTTGACATTCTTAATTGTCTCATTCGTTCTCAACTGCGCTAGCTTTCTGAGGTTCTAGCGTTCAGGGTCTCAGACACCTTGTTGTCTCCCCATTCTTGGACACTTTTGGCCAGTGCGTCGCAGCTGTCTGCTTGTCGACACCATTCATTTCGCCCCCCCCATATTTCCCAAACGTGGCCCTTACAAAAACTATTTATGCTTACGTCACACGCACACCAGTAGATAACATGCACTGCCAATTAGCGACACTTTTTACGATGCATAACGAGCCTGTTATACGCTGGAAAATACGGTCAGAATGTTGAGAGTCGCGGCAAGCTTGAATTGACAAGTTTTAATGAAACCTTCTGTTTTCCTCTTGCATCACTTACGAAGGCTATCTCAAAAATTGGTACGCGCCCAACGTACAACTTACATATACGGCTGGactctttcttttatttattttttgttccgGTTGAAGGTGTTGATAACAGTTCAACGTACAGCACATGACTGGTTACAGTTGAAGGTAGACTGCACCACACCAATTCTCCCATCCACGCTGCTGTTGATTCCGCATGTTCACGAAATACCCTGTAAACCCACACCCCTGACAACTGCAACAAATGCGTGCAAAATGTAGATACTGACTGCATGGTTGTGTGCAAGGAGAAATGACAAGAAATGTACAAACATCATTGATGCTCACTGTTTGTATTGCACCTATTTTTCTCATTGTTTCGGAACACATAATGTGCTAAAAAAGAACACCACCACTCGTTACGGAGTAGAGCACATTATTTTAGTTGACAGTAGTGTTACATATGTAGAACGTATGCATAGACTTTCACCTAAGCTTCAAGGAAGCATTTCCATTGTAAGACAAAGTGTCTGATCCAAATATTGGTCTCCAACCACATCAGTTTGAGTAAGACCCTTGCATGGTCCAACTGGTTGGAACCCTGCTGTACAGAGATCTCTTCGTTGCACACATTTAATTGTGCATCTAGATGGTGAACGTGTATTGCACCTCGTTACGTTGCAGGCGGGTTTCACTGCATTCTGCCAAAGAACTGTTCAAGTTGTCGAACACCTACAACCATTGCATAAAGCCTGTCACCATCATCAGGATTCGCCACGTATTATTGTCACGTGTAGATATCTGAAGGACATGCACTCGCTGCACCAAATGCCCATTTCAAGTTTCCTATAATTGGAGAATCAAACTGGATCTTGTTGCCAGTTCTTGACTCAGAAATGGATGTCGTAGAATATCAAATAGCCATTATTTGGAACTAGATTCCATTTCAATGCTTTAAAGCGAGGCCTTTTGAAAACTACTTTTCTttctaaattttttttttttttaatcagttAACAAAAAATTGCTGGTCAAACACTGAACCTGTCACAGTTACCCACAATTTTTTGTCCAACACTGCCTATTTTTACTCCTGTGCACACTTCACCCAGTACTTCTGGTCAAGAGAACAGTAGAGCCTGTCCATCTTCGTCTTGTTTGAAGTACACATGGTGTGTTACTGTCCACTGGAATCCAGCAGAGCATCACTATTTAATTTCTAAACGTGCACGTTAAAAATAACATCATTCGTTGCAAACCACCTTTCTGGCCTAACCAGACAGACAGAAAAGACCACAAAGAGGTTGCTGAAACTGGCATCGATGCACCTCGGTGCATGCCCTAGCTAGCATTGTGTGCAACATGTGACTGTTTACTTGTGCCACTCCGGTACATGCACCCTAGGGTTCAAAAACTGCTAACAGCCACTAGAGTAGAGAGAGCAGTAGTAGGTGCGTATGTACACCATTCATTTTATCCATTGTTTGCCAGCTACCGACGGTAGTCTTTCATACGTAAACAGGTGCCATAGTTAACGCTTTATTCATGACCACAGTACCGTCTGTAACAGGGGTTGTTGCTGTATTTATGGTTGTCTGTGATATGTTCC
It encodes the following:
- the LOC135401709 gene encoding protein dispatched homolog 1-like isoform X1: MQWYSQQVANHPSVVILVVFSLAGTAIIVSFTTRGLPNFRDPLLGFEPRGTVLAQRATAWNNLLSSPSWNGVLSMYPGPQEVPKATTTSPTVVPTAPDSSSGKPPPIQQTTAVPSSQPTNQSQPEVILQGDESHTYGRLVQGPPPSSGRTDGRQKRKKKKNQQQSKQKMHAKRPSWQSSGASGPGSAFFCSEPGRNYGHVVVGRRSSTNKRGLLSWDALNSICHLDHDRLRAPGSLRVICERDRLGNCCKSWSIPNYIALLHNRSSCLDITPQDVAEVMERLKICAPYYHSMKLSHDCSADALLCRGVPQECTEYNAIYNILHYLADADFLAPSSSRPPSEQDDDGAPSANNSRDLPTSDSSSVLAYTSIFLPVAQSTAAMDYFKELEEGPRLYDDVTEVVAMELGLKHALFDEYLVHDTVYVGMAGIAVFLVMWMYTQSFLVTLVTCLAVLFSLGTAYFLYTIVFRVPFFPFMNILTLTIAIGIGADDAFIYCKMWGCAKAEKNNGTLVKLVRDTLHHACLSMLVTSVTTATAFFASFTSSITAVRCFSLFAGTAVLANFIFTVTWLPAALILAEKWCSSACCLCIPPFGVYMPQIQRFWCCSPLCSALWRMHYSFSDAARVFFDKILPCIVIRPRWFWLSALALVAAGGAFAIFCHPRLSLPESKEFQILSANHPFERYDLVFKKKFWFEKARSQDPFHKLPIRIVWGVLPIDTGNYLDPFDRGTLVLDPTFEPALPESQEWLLSFCKRLRNQSFYRPTHHAALYSSCIIETFKSWMERRCVDSFKQVDRSPCCESSRFPYSEAIFNLCLRRAITNLHHTPGYYFVPGVAGPRFLRSGQVGAVVIEYDSVYTYSNSHAEMHKFRTEVENWVSKETKGAPPGMRNGWFTSELEFYDLQSSLSRGTLVAMGVAVSVSFVALLMTTLNLLISLYAIITIAFIIFTTVGSLVLLGWKLNVLESITVSVAIGLAVDFTIHYGVAYRLSSQEDRESSVIQSLSRIGSPVAMAAFTTFLAGALMFPSVVLAYLQVGTFLMLVTGVSWTYSTFFFQSLLSLAGPQRGHLQLDYPSFRCCETAPPPVDKTIYALSESTLSTSSASCPAAQIPLSESHELEPLTLSAALNGGAPKRIASKKKPRQRSGSLSAAMSRARDPCRVGNRKVSLPVVSVTFHGDPSPRHVSGATSSSTIVCGCEEDVRDTPPPMRDDPVL
- the LOC135401709 gene encoding protein dispatched homolog 1-like isoform X2; translated protein: MQWYSQQVANHPSVVILVVFSLAGTAIIVSFTTRGLPNFRDPLLGFEPRGTVLAQRATAWNNLLSSPSWNGVLSMYPGPQEVPKATTTSPTVVPTAPDSSSGKPPPIQTTAVPSSQPTNQSQPEVILQGDESHTYGRLVQGPPPSSGRTDGRQKRKKKKNQQQSKQKMHAKRPSWQSSGASGPGSAFFCSEPGRNYGHVVVGRRSSTNKRGLLSWDALNSICHLDHDRLRAPGSLRVICERDRLGNCCKSWSIPNYIALLHNRSSCLDITPQDVAEVMERLKICAPYYHSMKLSHDCSADALLCRGVPQECTEYNAIYNILHYLADADFLAPSSSRPPSEQDDDGAPSANNSRDLPTSDSSSVLAYTSIFLPVAQSTAAMDYFKELEEGPRLYDDVTEVVAMELGLKHALFDEYLVHDTVYVGMAGIAVFLVMWMYTQSFLVTLVTCLAVLFSLGTAYFLYTIVFRVPFFPFMNILTLTIAIGIGADDAFIYCKMWGCAKAEKNNGTLVKLVRDTLHHACLSMLVTSVTTATAFFASFTSSITAVRCFSLFAGTAVLANFIFTVTWLPAALILAEKWCSSACCLCIPPFGVYMPQIQRFWCCSPLCSALWRMHYSFSDAARVFFDKILPCIVIRPRWFWLSALALVAAGGAFAIFCHPRLSLPESKEFQILSANHPFERYDLVFKKKFWFEKARSQDPFHKLPIRIVWGVLPIDTGNYLDPFDRGTLVLDPTFEPALPESQEWLLSFCKRLRNQSFYRPTHHAALYSSCIIETFKSWMERRCVDSFKQVDRSPCCESSRFPYSEAIFNLCLRRAITNLHHTPGYYFVPGVAGPRFLRSGQVGAVVIEYDSVYTYSNSHAEMHKFRTEVENWVSKETKGAPPGMRNGWFTSELEFYDLQSSLSRGTLVAMGVAVSVSFVALLMTTLNLLISLYAIITIAFIIFTTVGSLVLLGWKLNVLESITVSVAIGLAVDFTIHYGVAYRLSSQEDRESSVIQSLSRIGSPVAMAAFTTFLAGALMFPSVVLAYLQVGTFLMLVTGVSWTYSTFFFQSLLSLAGPQRGHLQLDYPSFRCCETAPPPVDKTIYALSESTLSTSSASCPAAQIPLSESHELEPLTLSAALNGGAPKRIASKKKPRQRSGSLSAAMSRARDPCRVGNRKVSLPVVSVTFHGDPSPRHVSGATSSSTIVCGCEEDVRDTPPPMRDDPVL